One window from the genome of Cricetulus griseus strain 17A/GY chromosome 2, alternate assembly CriGri-PICRH-1.0, whole genome shotgun sequence encodes:
- the Nr0b2 gene encoding nuclear receptor subfamily 0 group B member 2 translates to MNSSQSGGCPCQGSAGRPAILYALLSPSLRARPIAPASRSHCLCQQHRPVRLSAPQRTCREALDVLAKTVAFLRNLPSFCHLPHEDQRRLLGVCWGPLFLLGLAQDTVTFEIAEAPVPSILKKILLEEPSSGTQGTQLPDRPQPSLAAVQWLQRCLESFWSLELGPKEYAYLKGTILFNPDVPGLHASCHISHLQQEAHWALCEVLEPWYPASQGRLARILLMASTLKNISCSLLVDLFFRPIIGDVDIAELLEDMLWLR, encoded by the exons ATGAACTCCAGCCAGTCTGGGGGCTGCCCCTGCCAGGGCTCTGCAGGCCGCCCTGCTATTCTGTACGCGCTTCTAAGCCCCAGCCTCAGGGCCAGGCCCATTGCACCCGCATCTCGCAGCCACTGCCTCTGCCAGCAGCACCGGCCTGTCCGTCTGAGTGCTCCACAGCGCACCTGCCGGGAGGCCTTGGATGTCCTAGCCAAGACAGTAGCGTTCCTCAGGAACCTGCCGTCCTTCTGCCACCTGCCCCATGAGGATCAGCGACGGCTGCTGGGGGTCTGCTGGGGCCCTCTCTTCCTGCTTGGGCTGGCCCAAGATACTGTGACCTTTGAGATAGCTGAGGCTCCAGTGCCCAGTATACTTAAAAAAATCCTTCTGGAGGAACCCAGCAGTGGTACGCAGGGTACCCAGCTACCCGACCGGCCACAGCCCTCACTGGCTGCCGTGCAGTGGCTCCAGCGTTGTCTGGAGTCTTTCTGGAGCCTTGAGCTGGGTCCCAAGGAGTATGCCTACTTGAAAGGAACCATCCTCTTCAACCCAG ATGTGCCAGGCCTCCATGCCTCTTGCCACATCTCCCACCTGCAGCAGGAGGCTCACTGGGCCTTGTGTGAAGTCCTGGAGCCCTGGTACCCTGCTAGCCAAGGCCGCCTGGCCCGAATCCTCCTCATGGCCTCTACTCTCAAGAACATTTCATGCAGCCTTCTGGTGGATCTCTTCTTCCGCCCTATCATCGGAGATGTTGACATCGCTGAACTGCTGGAAGACATGCTTTGGCTGAGGTGA